In Bacteroidales bacterium, the genomic stretch CACTCAGGGTGTTGCGGTAATGCTCGGAGTGGGGGGTGGCTATGTATACCACATCGATGTCAGGGTCTTTTAGAAGCTGATCATAACCATCGTAAGACCTTGGAATTTCATATCTCCCGGCAAACGCCGCGGCCCGGTCCCTGGAACG encodes the following:
- a CDS encoding Gfo/Idh/MocA family oxidoreductase, with protein sequence MSIKWGIIGTGFIAGKFAEDYRYVNEGQIMGVASRSRDRAAAFAGRYEIPRSYDGYDQLLKDPDIDVVYIATPHSEHYRNTLS